A portion of the Gigantopelta aegis isolate Gae_Host chromosome 10, Gae_host_genome, whole genome shotgun sequence genome contains these proteins:
- the LOC121384362 gene encoding 40S ribosomal protein S18: MALVIPEKFQHILRVMNTNIDGKTKIMFAMTSIKGIGRRFSNVVCKKANIDLTKRAGELSEEEVERIITVMSNPRQYKIPDWFLNRQKDVKDGKYGQVLANVLDNKLREDLERLKKIRAHRGLRHFWGLRVRGQHTKTTGRRGRTVGVAKKK, from the exons ATG gCGTTGGTTATTCCTGAAAAATTCCAGCATATTTTGCGTGTTATGAACACCAACATTGATGGAAAGACCAAGATTATGTTTGCAATGACCTCAATAAAG GGTATTGGTCGCCGATTTTCCAATGTTGTGTGCAAAAAAGCGAACATTGATCTTACAAAGCGTGCTGGTGAACTGTCTGAAGAAGAG GTTGAGAGAATAATCACAGTGATGTCGAACCCACGTCAGTACAAAATCCCCGACTGGTTCCTCAACAGACAGAAGGACGTGAAAGACGGCAAGTACGGACAGGTGCTGGCCAACGTGCTGGACAACAAGCTTCGTGAGGATCTCGAACGGTTGAAGAAAATCCGAGCACACAGAGGTCTCAGACACTTCTGGGG ACTGCGTGTACGAGGTCAACACACAAAGACCACAGGTCGACGTGGAAGAACAGTTGGTGTGGCCAAGAAGAAATAG